In one Misgurnus anguillicaudatus chromosome 1, ASM2758022v2, whole genome shotgun sequence genomic region, the following are encoded:
- the sco2 gene encoding protein SCO2 homolog, mitochondrial codes for MFSSSKYFQFHFRTLAYRFSSRSYHPSRLIKEQKAPYSQGSSRPPNPGSSAGIKLRTRLAVTLLFGGGIIGTWWYVYQEKEQKLNKQRIEQLRKVAVGQGTFNLVDHTGQRRTKRDYLGHWVLLYFGFTHCPDICPDELDKMTSVIHILDKEPSLPPVQPLFITVDPERDDVAAMAKYVKDFHPRLVGLTGTPEEVKEAGRDYRVYSSAGPKDEDGDYIVDHTILIYLINPDGLFIDYYNRMKDDTQIAKSIRNHMKNHVKLFP; via the coding sequence ATGTTTTCCTCATCCAAATATTTTCAGTTCCATTTCCGTACATTGGCTTATAGATTTTCTTCCCGAAGCTACCATCCTTCACGTTTAATTAAAGAACAAAAGGCTCCCTATTCTCAGGGTTCCTCTAGGCCTCCAAATCCAGGCTCATCAGCAGGGATCAAACTACGTACACGGCTGGCAGTGACGCTGCTCTTTGGAGGTGGCATCATTGGTACATGGTGGTATGTGTACCAGGAGAAGGAACAGAAACTTAACAAGCAAAGAATAGAACAGTTGAGGAAGGTGGCTGTAGGACAGGGAACTTTTAACCTGGTGGATCACACAGGTCAGCGCAGAACCAAACGGGACTACCTAGGCCACTGGGTGCTCTTATACTTTGGCTTCACCCACTGTCCGGATATCTGCCCCGATGAGCTGGATAAAATGACCAGCGTGATACATATCCTGGATAAAGAGCCGAGTCTGCCCCCTGTCCAGCCACTGTTTATCACTGTTGACCCCGAGAGGGACGACGTAGCTGCTATGGCCAAATACGTAAAGGACTTCCATCCACGGCTGGTTGGACTGACAGGCACTCCAGAGGAAGTGAAGGAAGCGGGGCGAGATTATAGGGTCTACTCCAGCGCTGGCCCTAAAGATGAGGATGGAGATTATATTGTGGACCACACCATCCTAATCTACTTGATTAATCCGGATGGACTCTTTATAGACTACTACAATAGAATGAAAGACGACACCCAGATTGCTAAGAGTATTCGTAATCACATGAAAAACCATGTTAAATTATTTccataa